The Ranitomeya imitator isolate aRanImi1 chromosome 6, aRanImi1.pri, whole genome shotgun sequence genome window below encodes:
- the LOC138641791 gene encoding metalloreductase STEAP4-like, translating to MGTKVMIPLCSDFAEKHDSICIFGTGDFGRSLGSKLLQSGYSVIFGSRNPGDTSLLPRAAEALSHSEAARKCSVIIAAIQRDHYEFLKELEEVLEGKILVDVSNNVKLNRYPESNAEYLAKIVPKATVVKAFNTVSAWALQSGNLDASRQVFVCSDDNKAKQHVMDIVRAIGLTPQDKGCLVVAKEIEDYPLQLFPMWRLPMYTGAGLTVAVFLYCVIQDIVYNAEKKNDVSHHLMITIPNRIFPVVSLILLALCYLPGVFAAIIQLYRGTKYRRFPNWLDRWMLCRKQLGLVALSFAFLHAIYTLVIPIRYSVKYRADMSIFNQIKMNKTRILEKPLVWRSDTYLALGILGFFFYIVLGITSLPSVSNSVNWREFRFVQSKLGYLTLVLCTGHAMVYGWDRFLILARYRWYMPPVYMVSLVIPCLVLILKLVLIIPCVDKRITRIRQGWERSASKNSETKLKTYSIAL from the exons ATGGGAACCAAGGTCATGATACCGCTTTGCTCAGATTTTGCAGAAAAGCACGACAGCATATGCATTTTTGGAACTGGGGATTTTGGACGATCACTTGGGTCCAAACTGCTACAAAGTGGATATTCTGTGATATTTGGAAGCCGTAATCCGGGTGATACAAGTTTACTGCCCCGAGCGGCTGAAGCCTTAAGTCACTCAGAGGCGGCACGAAAATGTTCCGTTATCATTGCGGCCATACAAAGGGACCATTATGAATTTCTAAAGGAGCTTGAAGAAGTTCTGGAAGGTAAAATACTGGTGGATGTCAGCAATAATGTCAAGCTAAACCGATACCCTGAGTCTAATGCCGAATACCTGGCCAAGATTGTACCCAAGGCCACAGTCGTCAAAGCATTTAATACCGTCTCCGCCTGGGCTCTGCAGTCCGGAAATCTGGATGCCAGCAGACAG GTCTTTGTATGTTCAGATGACAATAAAGCCAAACAACATGTGATGGATATTGTCCGTGCCATTGGGTTGACGCCACAAGACAAAGGATGTCTGGTAGTGGCCAAGGAAATAGAAGACTATCCGCTGCAGCTCTTCCCAATGTGGAGACTCCCCATGTACACGGGTGCAGGACTCACCGTGGCGGTCTTTCTCTACTGCGTGATACAAGACATAGTCTACAATGCAGAAAAGAAAAACGACGTCTCACATCATCTGATGATCACGATTCCGAACAGGATCTTCCCGGTCGTCTCACTGATTTTGTTGGCTCTGTGTTATCTTCCCGGTGTGTTTGCCGCCATCATTCAGTTATATAGAGGAACCAAGTACAGACGATTTCCAAACTGGCTGGACCGATGGATGTTATGTAGGAAGCAGCTGGGGCTGGTGGCGTTGTCCTTTGCTTTTCTCCATGCAATTTACACCCTTGTTATTCCCATTCGATACAGTGTCAAATATAGGGCGGACATGAGCATCTTCAACCAG ATAAAGATGAATAAAACCAGGATTTTGGAGAAGCCCCTGGTCTGGAGAAGTGACACCTATTTAGCACTAGGAATCTTGGGATTTTTCTTCTACATTGTCCTGGGAATAACATCTCTTCCTTCTGTCAGCAATTCAGTCAACTGGAGAGAATTTCGGTTTGTCCAG tctAAACTTGGATATCTGACCCTGGTGCTGTGCACGGGACATGCGATGGTCTACGGCTGGGACCGATTCCTTATACTGGCTAGATACAGATGGTACATGCCTCCCGTGTACATGGTTTCGCTGGTCATCCCATGCCTTGTTCTCATTCTGAAGCTTGTTCTGATCATTCCATGCGTTGATAAGAGGATTACCAGAATACGACAAGGGTGGGAGAGGTCTGCAAGCAAAAACTCAGAGACAAAGTTAAAAACGTACAGTATTGCTCTATAG